CCCTGTGACAACCGGGTTCGGCCGTAACGGTTGTAAATGGCGATATCTCCTTCCAGGTCATGCGCATTCAGTTCGGTACACCCGACGTCGATATCCACTCCACCCTTGACCGCTTCGATGATTCCTTCGTTCTGATAGGGATTTCGTCTGAACGTGTCATTGTCCAGGCTACAACCTGCATCGCCGTACCCGTACATGCGCTGGAACAACGAGCCGCCCACACATCGTATTTCCGAAAACATGCTGTTGAAAAGGAACACGTCACCTTTGATCTCCTTTACCCGGCAGGTAGAGCAGGCGTAAGCCATAAATGAACCGTCCAGCCCATCGACATTTACTCTGTCGGATCTGAAAACCGAGATGTTCATGCCGGCGGGTACCGAAACCGAGACGTGGCAGTACGTCGCTGGTCCGTAAACCCTGGTGCTATCAGACTGCATAGAACGGAATATACGCGCTACCTTGTCTGACACGGCATTCCTTGTCATTCTGATGGGTCGCGCTTCCGAAGCGTGAACTGTGATTCGCATCGTTTTCCCCAGGGATTTCTCCGCTGGTTCAGGCAGCGGCAGAAACGCACTGATTTCATGCTTCGAATCTGGCAATGAGTCGGCCATTTTGACGCCGCACCGCCTTTCATCGAGCTTGCTTTCGTTCTCCAGGTCGCGTCTCCAGTATTTGCTGATCGGTTCAGACTTTGGGACGTTATTTGGAAACCAGTCCTTGACGCCGAGGAACAACGCTCCGTCGTGCGGGCCTGATTCCAGGTAATCGTCGACCCGGTCATGGGAAATCTGAATCTCATCGACATTCCTTCGCGCTTCTTCCACCGTCAGACCCAACGCGATCTTTGAACCTTCAACGACGACCAGCTCTCCCTGTGCCTGCTTAATCTCGACCTCCGTATTCACGCCGCAATAGAGAACGACGTTTTCCGTGTCTCCCATGTCTATGGTTTCTTCGAAGTCTTCTCTTGCGATCTTGCAGACAACTTCCTGGACATCTTCGGTTACATCGATCTGACTCATGGCGATTGACTCCTTTTCTCGAGGTGACAGCGCGTCTCTCAACCGGATACGGGACTGATAGAGCCGTCCTCTCGCTGTCGATTCCGGAATGTCGAGAAAGGCGGCGATTTCTTTTAGTGAGAACCCTGTGTAGTAGTACAAATTGACGACATGCCGATAATGTCCGGGCA
This genomic window from Gemmatimonadota bacterium contains:
- a CDS encoding sigma-70 family RNA polymerase sigma factor codes for the protein MTTFTQDDTHNIRLCLQGNADAFEPLVRRYQNAAFAVAMGFLRDRTDAEDVVQDAFVAAYCKLSQLKDPAIFGSWLHRIVVNRCKEWRRRKKASRLVRVDPDAEHIRDEFPLADRIHREYLECLELWDEVERLPGHYRHVVNLYYYTGFSLKEIAAFLDIPESTARGRLYQSRIRLRDALSPREKESIAMSQIDVTEDVQEVVCKIAREDFEETIDMGDTENVVLYCGVNTEVEIKQAQGELVVVEGSKIALGLTVEEARRNVDEIQISHDRVDDYLESGPHDGALFLGVKDWFPNNVPKSEPISKYWRRDLENESKLDERRCGVKMADSLPDSKHEISAFLPLPEPAEKSLGKTMRITVHASEARPIRMTRNAVSDKVARIFRSMQSDSTRVYGPATYCHVSVSVPAGMNISVFRSDRVNVDGLDGSFMAYACSTCRVKEIKGDVFLFNSMFSEIRCVGGSLFQRMYGYGDAGCSLDNDTFRRNPYQNEGIIEAVKGGVDIDVGCTELNAHDLEGDIAIYNRYGRTRLSQGSRNNGHRCYVRSVSGDIDLVLDGNRAKDTSLVMHTICGVAKYGEIKKLKPIISWAHNEYWMSFATTEDLTNPDITVLTESGTVEFEVTKNGKHS